The genomic region GATTTTCGTGAACCGCTGTCTCCGGGCCTTAGCCACCGTCGCTCGCGTAATGGAGCAAAACAACACCGTTGCCGAACGACCGCGTCCCCTCAAGCTTGAGACTCATCCCGTTATCGGGGTCTTCGAACAGCGGCCGGCCGCGCCCCAGAACCATTGGATGGACGAGAACCCGGAACTCGTCAGTCACTCCGTGCCGCATGAAGGTGGAGGCCAAATTGCCGCCGCTAAGGGCGATGTCACCCCCGGGCTGGGCCTTCAGTTCGGCGATTTGTTCAGGCACGACGTCGTGAATCATGGTCGTGTTCCAGGCGGCCTGCGTGAGGGTGCGCGAAACCACGAGCTTGGGAACCGGCGGGGACAGGACAAGAAGTGGTGCGGACTGCCGTTGTCGTGTCCCTTCGTCAGGATTAATCCCGGCAGGTGTCTTGTATTCGAATATATGTTCGAATAGTATTTCCGGCATGAAGAAGTCATCAGGGCGCTCGGCAGGCCACCAGCTGGAAGGGCGCG from Arthrobacter globiformis harbors:
- a CDS encoding dihydrofolate reductase family protein translates to MPEILFEHIFEYKTPAGINPDEGTRQRQSAPLLVLSPPVPKLVVSRTLTQAAWNTTMIHDVVPEQIAELKAQPGGDIALSGGNLASTFMRHGVTDEFRVLVHPMVLGRGRPLFEDPDNGMSLKLEGTRSFGNGVVLLHYASDGG